One region of Rattus norvegicus strain BN/NHsdMcwi chromosome 13, GRCr8, whole genome shotgun sequence genomic DNA includes:
- the Or10j27 gene encoding olfactory receptor Olr1579, producing MKTVNCTQVREFVFQGFSNFQEHQLTLFIVFFTLYILTLTGNLIIVTIIRIDHHLHTPMYFFLSVLSTSETFYSLVIIPRMLGSLVGLSQSISLECCGIQLFFFLGFGITNCLLLAVMGYDRYVAICNPLRYSIIMNWRVCVTLASSVCVTGFLLSLVQAMAIFRLPFCNTLIKHFFCDVRPILDLACMVPVINDILTLVLTLMVITAPATFLFVSYVLIISTILKIASADGWKKTFATCSSHLTVVVIHYGCASTVYFKPKSENTKDQDQLISVTYTVITPLLNPVVYSLRNKEVQDALRRVLCRKYLS from the coding sequence ATGAAGACAGTCAATTGCACACAGGTAAGAGAGTTTGTTTTCCAAGGTTTCTCCAATTTCCAAGAGCACCAGCTCACGCTCTTCATTGTCTTCTTTACCCTATACATCCTGACTCTGACTGGCAATCTCATCATTGTGACCATTATCCGCATTGACCACCACCTTCACACCCCCATGTATTTCTTCTTAAGTGTTCTCTCAACTTCAGAGACCTTCTATTCTCTGGTCATCATCCCACGCATGCTTGGTAGCCTTGTGGGTCTTAGCCAATCCATCTCCCTGGAGTGCTGTGGGATtcagctattttttttccttggcTTTGGAATCACCAACTGTCTCCTGCTAGCAGTCATGGGTtatgatcgctatgtggccatctgcaaccCACTTCGCTATAGCATCATCATGAATTGGAGGGTGTGTGTCACTCTGGCCTCTTCAGTTTGTGTCACGGGGTTCTTGCTCTCACTAGTACAGGCTATGGCCATATTCAGGTTGCCATTTTGCAACACACTGATAAAacatttcttctgtgatgtccgACCTATTTTGGATCTGGCCTGCATGGTACCAGTCATCAACGACATCTTGACATTAGTTCTCACCCTCATGGTCATCACAGCTCCTGCCACTTTCCTATTTGTGTCCTATGTCCTTATTATTTCTACCATTCTCAAGATTGCTTCAGCTGATGGCTGGAAAAAAACATTTGCCACCTGCAGCTCCCACCTCACTGTGGTCGTCATCCACTATGGCTGTGCCTCCACTGTATACTTCAAGCCCAAGTCAGAGAACACCAAGGACCAAGACCAGCTGATCTCAGTGACTTACACTGTAATAACACCTCTACTAAACCCTGTTGTGTATAGTCTGAGAAACAAAGAAGTCCAGGATGCTCTGCGAAGAGTGTTGTGTAGAAAATACCTATCATAG